In Agarivorans gilvus, one genomic interval encodes:
- a CDS encoding DMT family transporter, whose protein sequence is MYAYPSFTLLLAWLVYRQRPQRAVFFAIPLSWLGVWLMVWNEAQQQLNQDQLVLGTGLVVASAASFACYLVFSKNIVSKIGSQAFTCIAMVAASFAIFIHFSLQPSLPSLLGYPLPVYGYALCMALFSTVIPSFLFSEAIHRIGAQRTAISGSLGPVITLLLAAWILGDSISWLQLIGITLVVTAISLLNRK, encoded by the coding sequence TTGTACGCCTACCCGAGTTTTACCTTATTACTCGCTTGGCTAGTTTATCGGCAACGCCCACAACGCGCGGTGTTTTTTGCAATTCCACTCAGCTGGTTAGGCGTTTGGCTAATGGTATGGAACGAAGCGCAGCAACAGCTTAATCAAGACCAACTGGTCTTAGGCACCGGCTTAGTGGTGGCCAGTGCCGCCAGCTTTGCCTGTTATTTGGTGTTCAGTAAAAACATCGTCAGCAAAATCGGCAGTCAAGCCTTTACTTGTATTGCTATGGTGGCAGCAAGTTTCGCCATTTTTATTCACTTTAGCTTGCAGCCTAGCTTGCCTTCGCTGTTGGGTTATCCGCTGCCGGTCTATGGCTACGCATTATGTATGGCGCTATTTTCAACGGTTATTCCGTCGTTTTTGTTTAGCGAAGCCATTCACCGCATTGGCGCCCAGCGTACCGCCATTTCGGGAAGCTTAGGTCCGGTAATTACTCTGCTGCTAGCAGCGTGGATCTTAGGAGATAGCATTAGCTGGCTGCAGCTTATTGGCATCACCTTAGTGGTAACTGCGATAAGTCTGCTTAATCGAAAATAG
- a CDS encoding YgjP-like metallopeptidase domain-containing protein translates to MQQVNYLSAYPAALQQQIQQLIEQQQLGHWLRAKYPHEHQLSNDQALRDYALEIKNRYMRKSAPLSKVVYDPKIHVLKHALGLHSYVSRVQGNKLKSKNEIRISSLFKKGPEAFLQMIVVHELAHLKEKQHNKAFYQLCQHMLPHYHQLEFDTRVYLTHLELIGPVYS, encoded by the coding sequence ATGCAACAAGTGAACTACCTCAGCGCTTATCCAGCAGCGCTACAACAGCAAATTCAACAATTGATAGAACAACAACAGTTGGGTCACTGGCTGCGCGCTAAATATCCCCACGAACATCAGTTGAGCAACGACCAAGCCCTGCGCGACTATGCTCTCGAGATAAAAAACCGCTACATGCGCAAATCTGCGCCGCTCAGCAAGGTGGTTTACGATCCCAAAATACATGTGCTAAAACATGCCTTGGGCTTACACAGCTATGTGTCTCGAGTTCAAGGTAACAAACTCAAAAGCAAGAACGAAATACGCATTAGTAGCCTGTTTAAAAAAGGGCCGGAAGCCTTTTTACAAATGATAGTGGTACATGAGCTCGCTCACCTTAAAGAGAAGCAGCACAACAAGGCCTTCTACCAATTATGTCAGCACATGCTGCCTCACTATCATCAGCTAGAATTTGATACTCGTGTCTATCTCACTCACTTAGAGCTGATAGGCCCGGTCTATAGTTAA
- a CDS encoding 2TM domain-containing protein codes for MSELTGLSIRTIQRIEGGQKPSLESLKALAAVFEIELSDLQMEPDMNSNIRVTEDEQKVFKQVQAIKGFYSHLTSYVLVICMLFVINLVTHPEYIWAFWPALGWGIGLASHGLRVFDVINFFGPQWEKKQIEKRLGRKL; via the coding sequence TTGTCTGAGCTTACCGGCTTGAGTATTAGAACTATTCAACGCATCGAAGGTGGGCAAAAACCCAGCCTCGAATCACTTAAAGCCTTAGCTGCTGTATTTGAAATTGAGCTTAGCGACCTTCAGATGGAGCCCGACATGAACAGTAATATTCGCGTCACCGAAGACGAACAAAAAGTCTTCAAACAAGTACAAGCAATTAAAGGTTTTTACTCTCACCTCACCAGCTATGTACTGGTTATATGTATGTTGTTTGTAATTAACCTAGTCACTCACCCAGAATACATTTGGGCCTTCTGGCCGGCATTGGGTTGGGGCATCGGCTTAGCTAGCCACGGTTTGAGGGTCTTTGACGTCATCAATTTCTTTGGCCCTCAATGGGAGAAAAAGCAAATCGAAAAAAGACTCGGCCGTAAGCTCTAA
- the pdxY gene encoding pyridoxal kinase PdxY, translated as MKNIISIQSHVVFGHAGNSSAVFPLQRMGFEVWPIHTVQFSNHTQYAEGWTGQAFSAAHISQLIDGIAAIDQLKNCDALISGYQGSAEQCRATFDAAIRLKQANPQALYICDPVMGDPQKGCIVADGVSEALCQKLLPLADVIVPNQFELSQFVEMDIETLDDAIEACQHALAKGPKLVLVKHLHCLSEQQFSMMLASQKGCFLVQRPHLDFAKAPVGVGDLITATFSGGLLQGLTPVAAFEHCHNAVYGVLQTTQQSQQWELQTVAAQQQFITPSSNYRAQQLSQLSSII; from the coding sequence ATGAAAAATATTATCTCAATCCAATCGCATGTGGTGTTTGGCCATGCGGGTAACAGCTCTGCGGTGTTTCCTTTACAACGTATGGGTTTTGAAGTGTGGCCAATTCATACGGTGCAATTCTCTAATCATACCCAGTATGCCGAGGGCTGGACTGGCCAAGCCTTTAGCGCTGCACATATATCACAATTAATAGATGGCATTGCCGCCATAGACCAGCTCAAAAACTGTGATGCCTTAATATCGGGCTATCAAGGTAGCGCCGAACAATGCCGCGCCACCTTTGATGCGGCAATACGCCTAAAGCAAGCCAACCCACAGGCGCTATACATTTGCGACCCAGTAATGGGTGACCCACAGAAAGGCTGTATAGTGGCCGACGGCGTGAGTGAGGCCTTATGCCAAAAGTTACTGCCCTTGGCCGACGTGATAGTGCCCAATCAATTCGAACTCAGCCAGTTTGTTGAAATGGACATAGAGACCCTAGATGATGCCATTGAAGCCTGCCAGCACGCCTTAGCCAAAGGCCCCAAACTGGTATTGGTTAAACACTTACACTGCTTGTCTGAGCAACAATTTAGCATGATGCTAGCCAGCCAAAAGGGCTGCTTCTTGGTGCAACGTCCTCATTTAGACTTTGCCAAAGCTCCGGTGGGTGTGGGTGATTTAATCACTGCCACTTTCAGTGGTGGCTTATTGCAAGGCTTAACTCCAGTGGCGGCTTTTGAGCACTGTCATAATGCCGTATATGGGGTATTGCAAACCACTCAACAAAGCCAACAGTGGGAGCTGCAAACCGTTGCTGCGCAACAACAATTTATTACCCCAAGCTCAAACTATCGCGCCCAACAGCTCAGCCAATTAAGCTCCATAATTTAA